The window TGGCCCCTTCGGAGCTGACGAACAGGATGCGCTCCAGGTGGGTCTCGGCGCCGATGTAGTTGTAGACCACCTGGGGGCCTATTCCCTGCACCCTCCGAGACACGTCGCGGACGTAGGCTACTACCTCGGCCAGGGGGACCTGGCGGGGGTCTATCTCGTAGCGGGCGGGCACCGTGTCGGTGCGGATCTCGATGGGCGCCAGGGACAGGTCGTACAGGCTCCTGCCCAGGTCGGGAAACTCGTCGCGCGCGGCGGCCTTCTGGCGGGCGTTCCACAGGGCTCGCTCGTAGGCGTGGTCTAGGCCCTCGCGCAGGCGCTCCAGCAGTTGGGGAAGGTCACGAGCGCCCAGCTGCTGGCCGAAGTAGCCTGCCGCCGCCGCCCTCTCGCCGGCGATGGCCCGCACGCCGAAGGAGAGGCCATAGTCCTCGGCGCTGAACTTGTCCATCCCGTTTTCGGCCACGGCCGCCTTCCCCTCGCTGACCTCGATGCGCACGTCCGCGTAGCGGCAATGGGCCTTGCTGCGCGGATAGGAGAGCAGCAGCTCGTGGACGGCGGCCCGTACCTGGTCGATCAGCCCGATATCAGGTCGTTGCGGCATGGTCGTCCTCTGCGGGTGCTCTGGGGCCATTGTAGCCTCGCCTCTTCGCCTCGGTCTAGGCGACGCAGATGACGAAAGGCTCTGCCGGTGATAACCTGCCCTGCAGCCGGGACTTGGCAGGGAGGCGTCATGCCCACGGAGCGCGCCCAGGGCTGGGGACTCTTGGCCAGCGTCAATCTGATGTTCCTGTCCCAGGTGGCATCTTACGGGCTGGCCTTCGTGGTGCGCGCGGTGCTGGCCCAGGCCCTGGGGGACGAGGGGCTGGGCACCTACTCCCTGTTCTACACCTCGGTGCTGGTGGCGGCAGGACTGGCTAACCTGGGGGTGGGGCCGGCCAGCGTCTTCTATCTGAACCGCGGCGCCTACTCGCTGGAGCGGCTCCTAGGCGGCGCGACCTTCCTTTGGGCTTCGGTGGCTGTCCTGTGGGCGCTGGGGGTGGCCCTCTTCGGCGTGTTGTACGGCCCCGATGCCTTCGTCAGCGGCCGTGCCTTCTGGCTCTACGCCCCTGCTGTGCCAGCGGTGGTGGCCTACCTGTTTCTGGTCGCCTTTCTGCAGGGACAGCACCGCTTCGGAGCCATCTTCCTCGCCGGCGCTTCCCAGGGGGTGTCGTCGGTAGCCTCTTTGGGGACGCTGTGGGCGCTGGGGCGCCTCGACCTGTTCGGCGCCGTGGCCTCCTGGGTGGGGTCCTTCGTCCTGGCCGATGCGATAGCCTTTGTGCTTCTGCGACCCTGGCGTCTCCACTGGCGGGAGGTCATCCAGAGGCCCTGGCAGGCCCTGCGAGACCAGATTCGTTATGGTGTCCAGGGACAGCTGGGGAACCTGGCCCAGCTCCTCAATTACCGGCTGGACCATTACCTGGTGGGCGCCTTCGCCGGGCGGGCTGCCGTGGGCCACTACACGGTGGCCGTGGGCCTGGCCGAGAGCCTCTGGTGGCTGGCTAGCGCCGTCTCGTATGTGCTTCTGCCACGCCTGTCGGGCATGGGGCAGCGGGAGGCGGCGGCCCTGGCCCAGGCGGGAGCGCGCAACACCTTTCTGGTCAGTCTGCTGGGTGCCGTCGCCCTGGCCGGCCTCTCGCCGGTGCTGGTCACCGTCGTCTTCGGCAGCGAGTTCCGGGCGTCGGTGCTGCCTTTGGCCCTCTTGCTGCCGGGGGCTCTGGCCAATGGCGTGACCATCGTCCTGGGCTCATACCTCTACAGCCGTGGCCGACCCCTCTACCAGACGGGGGCGGTGCTGGTGGCCCTGCTGGCCACGGTCGTCCTGGACTTGGCCCTCATCCCCTGGCTGGAGGTGCCAGGGGCGGCCATCGCTTCCTCCCTGGCATATAACACTGGGCTGGCAGCTGCACTC of the Dehalococcoidia bacterium genome contains:
- a CDS encoding oligosaccharide flippase family protein, with translation MPTERAQGWGLLASVNLMFLSQVASYGLAFVVRAVLAQALGDEGLGTYSLFYTSVLVAAGLANLGVGPASVFYLNRGAYSLERLLGGATFLWASVAVLWALGVALFGVLYGPDAFVSGRAFWLYAPAVPAVVAYLFLVAFLQGQHRFGAIFLAGASQGVSSVASLGTLWALGRLDLFGAVASWVGSFVLADAIAFVLLRPWRLHWREVIQRPWQALRDQIRYGVQGQLGNLAQLLNYRLDHYLVGAFAGRAAVGHYTVAVGLAESLWWLASAVSYVLLPRLSGMGQREAAALAQAGARNTFLVSLLGAVALAGLSPVLVTVVFGSEFRASVLPLALLLPGALANGVTIVLGSYLYSRGRPLYQTGAVLVALLATVVLDLALIPWLEVPGAAIASSLAYNTGLAAALYFYRRVSGRSLSDLLGPSAGDLEMMRELWLALWRRLRARPEP